ATGACATTTTTTCTGTTAGATCCCTCTACCGCTCCTTCACGAGGGCCTCTAGTGATCCTTTTCCTTGGAGTATTATTTAGAGGTCTTGGGCTCCAATgagagtgagtttttttttgcttgggaagcgtcTTGGAACAAAATTTTGACCATCAATCGGCTCAAAAAGATGGAACATGCCGAATAGGTGCTACTTGTGCAAGGAGAAAGAGGAAACTGGTGACCATCTAATCTTGTTTTGCAAGAAGGCTACAATGTTATGGAGTTTGatattctctctttttggtGTGCAGTGAGTCTTGCACTCCTCGATTAAAAGGAATTTGCTTGGTTGGCATGGTGCTTTTGTGGGCAAGAGAAGGGAGAAGGCATGGAGGGCTGCCCCTCTATGCTTAATGTGGactttatggaaggaaaaaaatgaaaaagtgttCAATGATATTGAACGGTCTGACCAAGTTATAAAACATTCTTTTTTGTATATACTTGTAaattgggttagggtgtatCTAGAGGATTATTCTTTGTCTATGATTTTATAGAGTGGTTGTTTGTCTAGTTAGGGGAAAGgatttttgtctttctttttgccTAGTTTCTTGGGCgatatttgtatattttgtgTGTACTTCATCCCTTCTAGGCGTTTCTAATACAAGCTCTTATtgacctataaaaaaaaaaaaaaaaaaaaaagtatattaatGGTAGGAAATAACCCCCCTTCAAACAATCAAAGTGGTTGGAGTTTTTCTATTTGGAATCATATTAGTTGGGTCTAATTCCAATTACCTTGGTTGGATTATTTGTGCCTGCATGTTCACAGGATGGTGATCGGTTGGacctttaattaattaatgactCCTTTTTTCATCCTTTCTTTAATCAacgatccttttttttttttttttccttttttctttttttggcatTACAGGTTGACATAAGCCTTCCACCTTTGCGAAAAAGGTCAAAGTTAAATTCATCATGGGCAAGGtggatttttctttcaaaattagcAATGTATTAAATTTCCATTCTAATGTTAAGCACTAAGATATGGGATTTTTAGCTATCTTGCAAGGCCATTGAATGAAGTTAGAACTGCTTCTTATGAAGAAAGGGTTCATGCTATCAAGGCTGCAGAGGAGATCCAAAGCAATCTACAGTCTGGAAATCCATCTTTTGTCAAATCAATGGTTCGATCTCATGTTTATAGCTGTTTTTGGCTGGTAAgtaacaattaattaaaatacGGTTTATCTCAACCTAGTGAAGCTTCATTCAATATATCCAATTCATATCCAAATGCCTTGTGAATTTACtaatttattattcattgtTTCATGATTACAGGGGCTTCCTTCCAAGTTTTGTGGGGATCATCTACCAAAAACGTTATTGGACATGGTATTAGAAGATGAGAATGGTACAGAATATGGGGCTGTCTATATAGGCAAGAGGACTGGGCTTAGTGGTGGTTGGAGAGGATTTGCACTAGATCATAAACTGGATGATGGTGATGCTTTAGTATTTGAATTGATTGAGCCAGCAAGATTCAAGGTATACATAAATTTTAACTATGTAGTTTATGGATGCTTCCATACtcgtttattattattattagtatgtTGTTATATTCATCTTggattattttcatattagcaTGAAGCCTGCCTCTGTTCCTCAGTCCTGTGCTTTAGATATGCAAATGATATTCATTAGTTGGTTAATTCTACCACCTATAATTGTTATAAACCTTAACTAGGTTCAAAGCCATTCTACTATTGTcgcattattatttttagcacATTAGCTTGTTTTGAAGTGGCTTTCATATTATAGTTAACACCTAATTCAGTGTGGAAATATAAATCCTTAAGGACAAACACTGGTTATGTAGTTATCACCTAGCTACCTTCTGAAAATGCAACTAAAATTTGATTTGTAGGTGTCAATCGCTAGTTTTACATACCCAGTTAGCCTGTTTAAGAATTATACAAGCTTCAAATTCAGAAATAACATAAAAGAAGCAAGGGTGCAATAAAAAGAACTACACAAACTTCATAGAAGATATCCAATTAATAACACGATGTAATTACATAAATGGACTAATGAGATCagaaaagaatgaatgaaataaattggcCTTTAAACCGTAATTGGAACTGACAAAGCTGGTGATGCAGCTGTTCATGGGCTCCTGGTTGTCAAGGCCTAATTGTTTTGCATTTGAGGTGTCAGCCGCAAATTCAGAATTACACTTTTGTAGAGACATTCCTTGTCAATAACTGACTCAAGACACATGTTAGCTGTTAAGTGGTTTgaaaaatatcacaatattgGACTGTTTAGAGGGTTCTTTAGGTTAAAAAACCAGCATGATTGCTATCAAACCTTCTGATTTCTGTTTTATTGAAGCAGATTTAGTACACAGTTCTTCCATCCAAAAGCATAGAATGTAAACACATGGTCCAGCGTTATCCACTAACCTAATTTGTGGCAATGTCTCTTAATTAGATTGAGGGCGTCTCTTGATTAGATTGACACCATCTCTTGTTTGATCCCAATTAGTTCATGCTGGTCAAACTCTATTATATAATATGCACAAAGTGATCGCATACTTGAACTTGATCATCCCCTGAGTTTTGATTTCCACCGAGTTCACGCATACTTGTAGTTAGTGTACACCTAGATTtgttttagtttaaattcttCTTGATTTGTAGGAATCAATCACCCTTAtttcacaattctttttttctGCATTTAAAATTACATCAGGGTGCCCACTTGAATTTGAATAATTCCATTCCCTCCTAATCAAACAAATCTTCTTTCTTCTCACATCCTAGTTTTCTTTTTCAGAAGACTACTGTATTGTATTGTTTCTGGACTATGAAGAGCATGCTAAAGGGCATTCTACTACCATGATTATGTTGTTCTAGAACAAATGTTCAGCACAAATTGTTCTAGCTTGTGTAACTGAAACTTGATTCTTGTCTTGGGATAGGGATAGGGGATAGGAATACAATATGAGCTTCCATTACAATTGTAATCATACCTGATCATGGTTTAACatgttattgatttattttccaCAATTCTTGCTGCTTTGCATCTACTTTGCCTATGCTTCCAATGTATGCTTATATCTACCTTCAATAATTGTATCTCTTGCATTTACTTATTTTCCAGGATTCCAATTAATGTCTCCATCTAGAATCATCAGATGTAAGTCTTATATCATGTATATagcttaaaagaaaatatatatattgtggtACTTGTGCAGGTTTATATAGTGAGAGCATCAGaagtttcaagtaaaaaaaatgatgcgGAAGTAGATGAAGTACATAGTGCTGCTAAAAAGAGATCAAAGCGAGCTACAAGGTTAAATAAATGCAATGAATCTGAACCAAAACAAGATCGAAAATCAACCCAAAAAGTACTTGAAAGTAGTGAGTCAACGGTCCATCAAGGGGGTGGAGTGAAAAATGAAGACGAGTTAGAGGATGTAAATGCGACCGAAGGGCCTAGAAAGAGAATCACCCGTTCAAAGCGTCTGACTAAGAAATTATCTTGAGAAAGTTCCGTTTTGAAGGTGGTAAGTGCTTGGAATCATTTATTTGGTGGTTTAGGCTTAAAAGAGTTCTACTGCATATATGAAGCAACAAGTggttttttcctctctttttaattattttgacagACTTGCTAATGATTAAGGATGATTGATTTTGTGATCAATGGACAACTGAGTTAAGTGGTGTTGTACCATCTCGATTTTTAGACATGCACATGCATTTGTCAGACTATGGGCAGGttaaaaatagaattggaaCGAAAATTAACTTCTATACTTGTTATTCAATCATATATTAAAAGGATCATTATACCTACACGACTATCTATTTGATCAACCTACCTAATGGAAGGTAATGATCCTATCACGTACTTTAATGcagttaaattgatttttcattttttcgttccttttgcttctgcttcgGAGAGAAGCCCATTAAATGGAAATTGCGGTGAACCATTCTGAAGTTAGTTGCGTCCTCgcattctatttttaataatttcatggGGGAACTAATGCTTTGGgaacatatttaaattaatgtggtacaacatttttaacatctttattaattatgtcatgcactactattattatcattattacaATAACTGAGGATAAAATAATATCCTAGAGAATTAAAGAGAATGCATGCAGCATGATGCAACATCAGTGATGttactaatttgaaattgactTCGGTGACACCGACCTACTCGCTTAACTATATGATGAATTTTCAGAACAAGCTGAATTCTGACAATTATTTAATTACTAGCAACTAAATGTAACCCTTAAGTGGCCAGATTTTGCATTTACCAAACAAACGGATGATTAGTTTATGTTTACAAACTATTGCAAGCAACCGGACATGCAATATTCAGAAGACAACTAAAAACACATGTACTGCTTTCTCAATATGCTAAATAAGGACAAATCCTGCCATCATCAAATATAGCAGCTGTTGCACGTATTAAAAATCAGaacaaaatatgttataaaagataaaatccATTGCGATTTGTTAAGGCAAAAACACCTCAGCTGGAAGCCCAACACATAGATCGACAAATATGTTCTAAATTTCAAAAGCACAAAATAAATCAACTCAACATCACATAATAATAATCCCAAATGATGCACTAGGAAAGAAAGGAAGCTAGATACTAGGTTCTTCATAAATGCTGAAGTGCTAAGGAAGTTGACCAAAATGTTTAACACATAATTCTGGTATTTTCAAGCAAGGCCTAGGTGCATGCATTTATAAATGCTTTTCCAGGCTGACGATTTGCTAGAGGTCCATGGCATCCGAGAAGCTGCAAGATTCAAATAAGAAGCACCATAAGTTTATCACAAAACCAAACACACCACCTGCCTCatgtaaagaaagaaaagctgaGAACTATATTTGGCTAAATCTGGCAGAGGCAAACCTTGGCATTGACACCATCGGGGAGAATCCGGTTCTGAGACTTCCACTTGATGTAATCAGTTCTGTTGAACTTTGTGAAACCCCACTTCCTGATAACATGTCACAGACAGGAAGATAAGTCACTTCAATTCATCcaacaaccaaaaagaaaaaaccaaaaaaaaaagatgcagGTTCACAAGGCAAATACTCATTGGCTCAATTATTTAATGAGCCAAAAAAGAGTTAGTGACCCTGAGCTGCAGCAACAGCTACAACAAGGCAAAAGTGTGTCCAAGGTCCAACCATACACTAAGCGAAGAACATTTGATGAAGATTAACATTATTCAGAGCAAACCAATCAAAACCTTAAGGGGGGTTTGCTTTTCTAACTTCATGCTGAATGCAATTTACTTTCAGacttaagttgtttatttttatttatttattgaacttTTAACTTGTTTACCAATATtcttaattgaatagaaaaaactaaaatatgtgACTTTTTTCCTAAACTAAAAAGTTAGCTGATTCACACTTTAACCCCCGACCTCACACCGAACTctcattgtgaaaaaacaaacTTCTTAATATTTAGACTATTAATTTGTATTTAGAGgtaagttaaattaaattctatataaatttaagttaaagaaaaaaaaagaagtaccACCTTAGTAAAAACTCTGAACTTGACACAGAACTGTTTCAATTTCTAcccaccaaaagaaaaaaaattccaaaacatTATGAATTAGTTCAGGTGAGTAGATGCAACTCTCACAAGGCTGAGGGACATCCAGGTTTCAATCACTCATTAAACAAAAAGACTAAgaggatgtttgtttttttaagtttttattcagactttaggttgtttgtttttctacttttttataacttattataaactttttgctgaatagaaaaaagcaaaatatttggctttttctaaatggaaaaagcaacatgttgatttttctttactttttaatacttagtagaaataaaatattacaaaaacaaacatcctaacacttaatactattaagcattaaagttctaGTTAgagttaagtaaaaaaacaaacaccacctaagcaAAGATCTACACTCAAAGTAAACCAATTACACACTTCCACAAACTAACCCGATCCCTGCTCTTTCtcaacataataataaattgaataaaaaaataattatcattttacaTTTCCACATCAAACATGGAAGGTTTATCAGTGGATGAATAAGCTGGAGTTACAATTTAAAAATCCCAAAAGCACAAAAAGTCCATGGATTAAATCACTCACTAAAAGgttgaaatatatatttctagAGCTACTCTTAGGAGTACAAAAAACACAGTATCCAGGTCTAGGTCTTGGCTTTGAGGCACAGGAAATAAGGTGCAAGTTAACTATGTTGACCTTGGGTTTTTGTGCTGGTGATAAAGGGTGAATAAAGGTAGCTATAGGCTATAGATATGATGTTTGTagacaattttctttaaaagagtttaaacaCTTCCTGTTAGATGTTAATGGAAATATGCATTGC
The sequence above is drawn from the Vitis riparia cultivar Riparia Gloire de Montpellier isolate 1030 chromosome 6, EGFV_Vit.rip_1.0, whole genome shotgun sequence genome and encodes:
- the LOC117916559 gene encoding putative B3 domain-containing protein At5g58280, which codes for MAAASSYEEARKQHLEENKKRLEDLGILKISQSLSLLTNSNSKSQKRPQKPKPEGVYMLEPRRSSRVRNSVASYCDEVDISLPPLRKRSKLNSSWASYLARPLNEVRTASYEERVHAIKAAEEIQSNLQSGNPSFVKSMVRSHVYSCFWLGLPSKFCGDHLPKTLLDMVLEDENGTEYGAVYIGKRTGLSGGWRGFALDHKLDDGDALVFELIEPARFKVYIVRASEVSSKKNDAEVDEVHSAAKKRSKRATRLNKCNESEPKQDRKSTQKVLESSESTVHQGGGVKNEDELEDVNATEGPRKRITRSKRLTKKLS